Proteins from a single region of Carassius gibelio isolate Cgi1373 ecotype wild population from Czech Republic chromosome A5, carGib1.2-hapl.c, whole genome shotgun sequence:
- the LOC128003166 gene encoding progestin and adipoQ receptor family member 3-like isoform X2 yields the protein MMLAVFFAQIHPHYLTKKWQKLRSVIFCAVTGYGLIPTCHWIWLSGGFSSDIVQEFVPRVLIMYVLAVAAIIFYMSKVPERYFPGQLNLGSSHQVWHILVVLMFYWWHQSALFITNYRHSHPCPDYPLHS from the exons ATGATGTTGGCAGTGTTCTTTGCCCAGATACACCCTCATTACTTGACGAAGAAGTGGCAGAAGCTTCGCTCAGTTATATTCTGTGCTGTGACGGGATATGGCCTAATCCCAACCTGTCATTGGATCTGGCTCAGTGGGGGCTTCAGCTCAGACATAGTCCAG GAATTTGTCCCCAGAGTGCTGATCATGTATGTACTTGCCGTAGCTGCTATCATCTTCTACATGTCCAAAGTTCCAGAGCGTTATTTCCCAG GTCAACTGAACTTGGGCTCCAGCCATCAGGTCTGGCATATTTTAGTGGTGCTCATGTTCTACTGGTGGCATCAGTCTGCACTTTTCATAACCAACTATCGTCACTCTCACCCTTGCCCGGACTACCCTCTTCATTCCTAG
- the LOC128003166 gene encoding progestin and adipoQ receptor family member 3-like isoform X1, whose protein sequence is MYWRQVYLVTVLAMMLAVFFAQIHPHYLTKKWQKLRSVIFCAVTGYGLIPTCHWIWLSGGFSSDIVQEFVPRVLIMYVLAVAAIIFYMSKVPERYFPGQLNLGSSHQVWHILVVLMFYWWHQSALFITNYRHSHPCPDYPLHS, encoded by the exons atg TACTGGCGGCAGGTGTACCTGGTAACCGTTCTGGCCATGATGTTGGCAGTGTTCTTTGCCCAGATACACCCTCATTACTTGACGAAGAAGTGGCAGAAGCTTCGCTCAGTTATATTCTGTGCTGTGACGGGATATGGCCTAATCCCAACCTGTCATTGGATCTGGCTCAGTGGGGGCTTCAGCTCAGACATAGTCCAG GAATTTGTCCCCAGAGTGCTGATCATGTATGTACTTGCCGTAGCTGCTATCATCTTCTACATGTCCAAAGTTCCAGAGCGTTATTTCCCAG GTCAACTGAACTTGGGCTCCAGCCATCAGGTCTGGCATATTTTAGTGGTGCTCATGTTCTACTGGTGGCATCAGTCTGCACTTTTCATAACCAACTATCGTCACTCTCACCCTTGCCCGGACTACCCTCTTCATTCCTAG